Within Triticum dicoccoides isolate Atlit2015 ecotype Zavitan chromosome 1B, WEW_v2.0, whole genome shotgun sequence, the genomic segment gctttgtgttgccatcttcacaattggggtacaacccttttttgtgatcctctaacatgcgatcgaacttcagcttctccttttgattttagcattgtgtccttgcatcgacaatgacccggcggagatcatcatcatcgggcacatcgtctggttcctcttaatcttcagcagcttcgcccgttgcagcatcattgtgcatatcgtctggtttctcttgatgttcagtagcatcaccgtattcagggggcacatagttgtcatcgtactcttcttcttcgtcgtcttccatcataacccctatttctccgtgcctcgtccaaacattatagtgtggcatgaaacccttgtaaagcaggtgggtatgaaggattttccggtcagagtaagacttcatattcccacatatagggcatggacaacacataaaaccattctgcttgtttgcttcagccacttcgagaaaatcatgcacgcccttaatgtactcagaggtgcgTCTGTCACTGTACATTCATTGTCGGTTCATGTGcgcgcattatatataattaagtttgtcaaaaatcattacagaacatcatgaatagataattaagtgaccaaattaatagaagttcatcatcacattaaaaccaaagtacatacatagttctcatcttcaagcgaaaatcattacagaataacataaagctctgcagagcatctaaattaattaaaccatacattgagactatgtaaaacatttcaatgcgaaaacaaatgcgatcataatcgcaaccaaggtaacaacttatccaacgacataatgataccaagcctcggtatgaatggcatattttctaatcttcaagcgcattgcatccatctggatcttgtgatcatcgacaacatccgcaacatgcaactccaatatcatcttctcctcctcaattgttcttattttttccttcaagaaattgttttcttcttcaactaaatttaacctctcgacaatagggtcggttgtaaTTTccagttcaacaacctcctagataaataaaatctatgtcacattggtcggcataattttcataaacaataaatgaaccaatagttatgaaaacataatatataccacatccgaatcatagacaggacgagggccgatgggggcggattccaaaaccatcacactatataagatgcaataataaaagtaagaaaataatacaagtatctatctaaacatacaagtaagaatatttttcctttcagaaagaagataagaacaagaggctcaccacggtagtGCCGATGATGAGAtccgcgcgggtgatcgacggcggtgaagacggggacggggcgtgacggaccactaaacctagacaaatattgagaaaaatggagcttggaggttgagCTTGGAGAGGaggaagcttaagtagtgtggctcgggcatttcatcgaacaccttgtgtgcataggaggtgagctagagcaccaccaagccctccccccctcggcggccagaaaaaacagagcagtgtgctctgctcttacgcgatggggtatatataggcacctcattggtcccggttggtggcttgaaccgggaccaaagggcaacctttggtcccggttcaagccaccaaccgggaccaatgatggtgggccaggagcgaggcccattggtcccggttcgtcccaccaaccgggaccaaaaggtccagacgaatcgggaccaatggccaacgtggcccggccggcccctggggctcatgaaccgggtccaatgccaccattggtcccggttctggattgaactgggactaatgggctgacctggcctggaccaatgccccattttctactagtgtaagtttAACTGGGTACACTTGATAACATTTTTTTTGCAACTAGAACAATATGTAATTAAAATCTTATTTAAGATAAAATCAACCAGAGAGAATCCGACCAACTTAAGCATGACACCCAAGTAACATACTATAATAATTTTAAAAGGAGTTCTAATTATCTTGTAATTAAGAATGCTACAGCCAACTTTTAAAGTTGTTCTGTACGTGGTAGTGTGGACACTAATTTTGTAGCGCGGACGATGTTTTTCTCCCTAAAAATTATGGACATTGTTATAGCAAACGTTGCTTACCTGATAATATGGACCAACATTGGTCTTGCTTAGTGCATGAGCTTTAACTAACTGAATCAAATGATAATGGAAATGAATATACAACATGACACTTCTAatgtatatatatgttatataaatGCACTCTGATTTTACATACTGTAGTAAAAAAATTAAAGTAAAAAAGCCACTAAAATAGAATTTAATATGTAAATCTTTCGAACATTAGAAAACATACTTATGCTTACATTAAAACAATAAGAATTATTAGATTTTGGCTTCAATAAATAATATTACAATGCAACTTGATAAAAGTGCTATAAAAATGATCTAAAAAATACAgtgagtacgtcatgcataactacaAGGTAAATGATAAATGGACAacatatatttatatttatatgtAAAAAGGAAAGCAAAAATAGCTAAGACGAAGTACATTTGGTTTGAGTGTTTCTTTAGAAAGATCAAATAATAAGATATCATTACTAAACAATCAAAATTCTAGCCCGCGCATCAAGCGGGCAAAGCAGCCGCTTTGCTAATTCCAGAAAAAGAGCAATAAGCAAAGTCAGAAAGTAAATATCAAAAGGGCTTGGAAAATTACGGAACACTTTTCTGGGACTTATTGGAGTTATACCAAGCCAAGAAAGTTGGTTCCAACACTTCAAAAATATATTTAAATTCAATATGATTTGAATTTAAACCAAATGAGTTAGAAGTAGAGGTAGGAGTTAGAAGTGTCCCAAATTGACGGAAAATTGATGGAGCTTGGGAAGGTGACACGGGATATAAATTGTAAGTGTGctcatgggtgattccaaattaATGAAATATTCATTATAGCTCCCTAaactattgggaggatatgttataaagagaaatcgccatgtgaattccctcaatttaaatagataaaaagatctatgcaatttgctTGTTTGAGTTTAACAAATTGGTTGCAAAATTTTAATGACATGATGCATTGACAAATAAAATAGATCAAAAATATAATTGCAATCTTGGATTGAATCGGTGTCAGGCTGTCACAAGTAGATAATGGGAAAAGTAATTAGGAAGTCGATTTCCTCTCTGTTTGATATGCCAGGGTTGTTTTGGAATGCAAGGGGTCTTGAGATTCAGTTTTGCTACTCATCTTACCAAAATCGTATCTTGAGTTATTTGTGAAATTGTTAAATCACAAACCATGGAAACTTATTGAGTCAAATTAATCACTCACTTCTTATTAGCCTCTTGTTGAACCAAATCTTTATTGAGACAGCGTATAAGGGAACTAACATTATTGCAGATTTGGAATCTCGATAGAGCTACTACTATATTATTTAATTTGAtttgctcttttttttatttgagAAAGTGCACGTACATGTCTCGCTTCAGATCAAAGCAAAGCACACGGTACAACCACGTACACACAGACTGCCGATCGAAATCATGAGTGTGTCACATCATGGAGCGCACGTCGATCACATATAATATTGAAATCTTCTTGAACCAAATCTTGAGTGGTACTAGTCCAGGAAATACATCACACACAGCTGGCGGTAGGCCGCATCATGCATGTTAAACCATTTAGACGAAAGTCATTAGTGCTTTATGACCAACAAATCATGCATGTTAAACCAGGAAAGTAACATAAATTGCGTATACAAGTGGGACGAGACTAATTAAGGCAGCAAGGACTATAAAGTAGGACCAGGCACGGCCCCTTTCTGCAAGTGaaacacacatacacacattaCACCGCATCAAAGTAGTCGTGTGCGTGGCCGACATTACGCCATTGACATGGCCGGCGGGAGCAAGAAGCCGCATGTGGTCGCTGTGGCAATCCAGACCATCAACACGGGCACCTTCATCGTCTCCAAGGCCGCCTTCGACAGTGGCATGAACACCTACGTCTTCATCTTCtaccgcctcgccgccgccaccgcgctccTCCTCCCAATGGCGCTTATCGACTGCGCTTGCCGCCGGAGCCGATCAACAACCTCAACACCAGCACAAGCGATGTCATGCCGGCTGCTTTTCAAGTTCTTCATATATGCCTTGCTCGGGTACACATATATGACCATGCATTTGCTACTCGGCAGCATTTCGGCAatcctcttcttttttcctctaAACATGTAGTGGATAGACGTCAACTCCTGCGTCGTAAGATCAAAAGCAAAATCACCAGNNNNNNNNNNNNNNNNNNNNNNNNNNNNNNNNNNNNNNNNNNNNNNNNNNNNNNNNNNNNNNNNNNNNNNNNNNNNNNNNNNNNNNNNNNNNNNNNNNNNNNNNNNNNNNNNNNNNNNNNNNNNNNNNNNNNNNNNNNNNNNNNNNNNNNNNNNNNNNNNNNNNNNNNNNNNNNNNNNNNNNNNNNNNNNNNNNNNNNNNNNNNNNNNNNNNNNNNNNNNNNNNNNNNNNNNNNNNNNNNNNNNNNNNNNNNNNNNNNNNNNNNNNNNNNNNNNNNNNNNNNNNNNNNNNNNNNNNNNNNNNNNNNNNNNNNNNNNNNNNNNNNNNNNNNNNNNNNNNNNNNNNNNNNNNNNNNNNNNNNNNNNNNNNNNNNNNNNNNNNNNNNNNNNNNNNNNNNNNNNNNNNNNNNNNNNNNNNNNNNNNNNNNNNNNNNNNNNNNNNNNNNNNNNNNNNNNNNNNNNNNNNAGGCTCAAAATATATTTCGGATCGCATAAGGATGTTTTTTAACAAGTTTGACTGAATTAGGAAAACTTGGATTAAACTCAAATTTTATATGAATCTAGATTAAAAGAATATCTTCTATATCATTGTCAAAATATCCAGAATTATTTCTAAAAAATGATTTAATTCAACATAAAAAATTCCTTGGTACCCAATGACATTACCAAAAATTCATTAAGTTTGAACCCTTGGCAAAGGATCGATGTCccagaaagaaaaaggaaatatcCGATTCTGATGTTGAAATGGAAAAAGGGTCACCTAAGTTAAATACATGCATCGATTTTCAGAGAAATAACAAAAGTCAACCATAGCTCTTGATTTTTACGCCGTGCATGGTATGGTAGAAATTTGACCACTGGCGGAGCCTCAGGCTGGTCGTAATGATAGTACcattgttagtatcatgcatgtcaactagaCAATTTTGATGAGATGCCATAGACTTAAATGAAGAAatagagggttgagtatcatatcatgataccgtatcataataaatgttatgctactatgtgtcatgcatggcaataaatagaatactacatgatactaatatataatactatgcattagggagtgtatgatactagtatatgataccccCTATTACAACCAGCCTCATGCAGGTCAGAGCAAGAACCGCCGAAATTTGTCAAGAAATCTTCTAGGGGAGTGGGGGCCTTCCACTAGAAAAAAACTATTAGTCTTTTGTGCCTCCAAAAATTAATTAATCATGCCCGTGACTCCCAGGAACACATTTACCCTCAACCTGTACCACGCGAGCCTGAAGCAGACCTCCGCAACGGTGGCTTCGGCAGCCACCAACTCCATGCCCGTCGTCACCTTCCTCCTCGCGCTGGTTCTGGGGATGGAGACAATCAAATTTCATAGGCGCTCTGGTTTAGGCAAGCTCGCAGGTGTAGCACTCTGCCTCGCCGGAGTGCTCGTCGTCGCCTTCTACGCCGGCCCGTCCATACGCCCCCTCGCCCATCACCCTGTCTTCCCTCACATGACGCAGAATGTCGGCAATGAAGTGTGGATCAGAGGCACATTCCTTCTCATCCTCTCTTGCACAACCTGGTCTCTCTGGATTATCTTGCAGGTCAGTGAGGCCCTAACTGGCATGTCATCGGTAGATTATGCTTCAttatttatttttcatttattATTTTCATACTTATACATATCACTGATTTTTTTGGCACCAAGTTACAAAATAAGTTCGTCTATCACACTTACACAACCACCGAATAAGAGCATCTTCACTGGTTCGGCGCCCCTAAGGCCTGAAGTAGTGcctcctgggggcgagccggcaaaAAAATCAGCGTGGGGGGATTGGGTTCCCAGCCGACCCCCCAAGGTCGCCGCAGAcgccatttaaaaaaaataaaactcgGCCAAAACTCGGCCAaacacgacacatattttggagGAAATATAGCCGTTCCATTCATATTTGTACAAAATTTAAACATAATGAAGAAAAACTaaaactactactactagtagtagtagccgcccgcccgccttctacatgccgaggacCTGTAGAAGTTGGTGTAGTCGCCGTCATCGTCATCGCCGCCATCCTTGCAACACCCCTGACCTATGTTCCCGATGCGTGGGGGGTTGGACGGCCTTGGCGCCTTGTCGTTGCTGTCGTCGAGGACGATGAGGCCGGCCTCGTCGCGTCGGCGACGCCAAGCGGCATTCTCCTCGAGGGTGCGGCGCTAACACTCCATTTCCAGCCGGACGTAGTCGTCCCGCGCCAATTTGAGGGTGATCTTATCGTCGGCGGTCATGCCCTCGTGTTCCTTCTTGACGGcgacgagccccggctccgtcttcaactTGACgaggcgggaggagggagcagaggTACCACGGCCGCCTCATTGATGATGAGGGCGCCGCCACGGGTGCGCCGCCCGAGCGGCTCCGACTTGACGGGGAGGAATGCCGACGACCAGGAGGAGCGGGAGCCCGATGAGGACGAGGAGGCCGTCTCCATCCGGTTCGGCGTCCAGGAGCTGCCGCGGCAGCGAGAAGCAGGGCGGCGCCGGGTGCTCGTTGCCGGGCTTGATGTGCTCGAGGACGGCTTAGAGCGTGCGCCCGTGGACGCCCCATCATAGGTGGCGCCCCTCGGAGTGGTGGCGCCCACGAGGCTCGACGCCATTTGTGGAGCCAAGCTGGTCGGCGTGGCGGCAGTCGAAGTACGCAGTCCACAGCATGTGTTGCCGTTTGGGGCGTACCTCGGTTCGTTCCGCGCGCTCTCCGGTAACAACAAAGGGTGCGCGCGATCTTGGCGCGCTCATCAGTGGCTGCGGGCGTCGGCGGCACTGGGACACCCCGGCGCTGAGCCTCCCGGAgcccggcacccgcatgtccggcggggttGGGTAGTCCGCCTCGTAGAGGAGGCTGGCCTCGTCCTCCCGCATGTGAcggcggccgaagccattggcTGCCACTCGGTCGCCGGGGTAGCGCTCGACCATTGGTCGTCGGAGGTGGGAGAAAGGGGAGAGGGCGAGAAGGTCGTCGGCGGCGAGAGGGCCGTCTTCGGCGAGGGGGAGAGGAGAGTGTGCGGTCACCGGTGAGGGAGTGGGCGGCTTTTTATAGCAGCTGGTGGGCGGCGAGCGGGCAACATGCATGTGTACGCGTGGCAGGAGGGGGCGGGGCGCGTGCTGGCTCACCtttactgcgccgcccgtgaggaatcaaatggaaggaccggcggcagccttggcattggttCCCCGTGGAAAAACGAGGCGAGGAGGACGACGAATGCGGCTGGTCGCTGACTCGGCAGGCCCACCAGGCTTTCGCGGCAAAAAAGTTTCCCCCGGCGGACGCAGGCCCTCCAGTGCGCCTGGTTCGGGCTGGGTCTGCGGCGCCAAATTTGGTCGTAACCGGCGAAAAATGGGCTTCTGAGGGcgtgactgggccgtttttttggcgccgATGATAAATAAAGACCTTGGGGTCCTATGCGAGTGGAGATGCTCCCCACATAAATAATGATTAGACTAAAAAAACATAAATAATGATTAATGTGGTTGAACATACGGGTGCCCATGCTTAATGCATGTGTCTCACGCAATGCATGCAGGTTCCATTGCTCATGGAATATCCTAACAAGCTGATGGCTACCGCGATGCAATGCATGTTTAGTGCACTCCAGTCCTTTGTCGTCGCAGTGGTGGTAGAGAAGGACTTCACCAAATGGAAGCTTGGGCTAGACATTGGCTTCCTTGCGGTCCTCTACTCGGTTAGTTAATTAGCTATGTTGCCTTATCTCTTTATTATTTAGTTGTGCAATTTAAATTTGAATGTAGAAATTTATAAAGATGATGCACAACTTACACAGAGGACTCGTTTTCATTGTTACAGGCCTTCTTGGGGACGGGTGCGTTGATGTACCTACAAGCATGGTGCGCGGAGATGAGTGGTCCGGTGTTTGTCGTGATGTGGAATCCATTGGCTTTGGTTTTCACTATATTTTGCTCATCATTGTTCCTCGGAGAAGTTGTCCACTTGGGGAGGTAATTTTTTACAACACATGGATTTTTTTTATGAAAAGAATACATACACATCATTGAATGACAAGATAGAAATTGCATTTTTTTTATAACAAATGAGAGAGTATTGTCTACCACGTAGAGTGGCATGTTTTTTTTGTGGAACGTGCTCAAACTGCTAAAACCAAAGACAAGACTACTGTCCCACCAAAAGATTAGTCACAAAATGCAAGCTTAATCAGTTCAGCTATTCTAAATTAATTATCTTTCATGACTGTAATTATGATTGAAATAAAACTTGGTGGCCTTTGTTTTGCAGTATTTTGGGAGGGTTTCTTTTAGTTGGTGGTCTATATAGCGTGCTTTGGGCTAAAAGCAACGAAAAGAAAAATAAGACACTACAAGTGATGCCAGTGAAAAGTCAAGGTCAAGAAGATGAAGCGACAACACAGGAAAACCGCGAAGAGGCAAAACTAACATCACAAGTATAAACAGCAACTGACACAGGAAAAGCGAGACCCAGGTTGAACAACCAAATTTGCTGAATCGGACGTTCGCGCGGTGACTGGCTGAAATTTCAGCCGGTGCGCCGGGGCCTATCAATCTCGTAAAAATTATGTGGGgtactaaaataatttttttggTTAATATTGTCAATGTTCTCTAAGGACGCGGCATCTCTGGCGTATAGCCcacacactgacgtgtggacccggcCCCATCCGTGAGTGGCCCAACGTCGAGTAAATTACTGAAAGCCACCACATTTGTGGCACGAATACTGCAAAACCACCACTTTTGTCAAAAATTTCAAAAACCCACCACTTCCTCGGCAAGTAAGTAACAAAAAGCACTAAACGTGCTGTGAGGCGTGACTAAGTGAAAAACTGACatgcctggcccacatgtcaggctGACTTGGCAAAGAATAAACAGTAGAGGTGACTAGGCTCTGACATTTCGTCGAGTACTTCGTGTGCACGCACAACACCTACTCCGTCGGTTCAGCTCTTCTCCGGCGATGCTGCCCCTCCGTCTGCACCCCGACGAGCTCCGCCCCTCCTCTGCGCGCGGCGAGCCTCGACGCCGCCACTCGCCCACGCCATGGCCGCCCACCAAGACCCGATGGTCGACGCCGGGCACGGCAGCTCGTGCCCTCCTCCGGCAGTGCCGTGCACCGCCTCCCTGCAGCGTCACGTGGTGGCGGATCGATTGTTGCAGGCAGAAAAGGGACGCAGAAGCAAGCGGATCGAACGAATCGGGAGCCGCGGCGTCGACCTGCTGCTGGCCAGGGCAGATCGATTCGTCCGCGTACGACCATGCTGCGGGCGACTCTGGCGGCAGGCTCCCGCCTCGCCATCGACCTCCCCCGCCTCCGTACTCTCGGGATCCGGCTGTTCCCCACATCGTCGGAGTCCAAGTCAGCGCCGCTCCAGGAGCCGTCCTGCGCGACATCATCCCGCGCGAGGAGATGCTCCACCCGAGCCGCTCGCCAGCATCTCGCAGTTGGGTACGGCTGCGTCCGCCGCCGCCAGTCGTCGAGGAGCGCCCCCTAGCTCCGCCGTCCTGCAGCAGCATCGAGCTCAAGCCGCCGGCGGATaggaagagggagagagggaagagagaTGTGAGGAGGAAGACGGAGGTGtggggctgacatgtgggccctttgccacatcagcatattATCCATCTAGGCATGCCAAATTAGCCTGACATGTGGGGCCAACACGTCAGGTCCGCTGTTAGACGCGTCTCAATTTCAAATTAGTGCGATTTGTTACTCACTTGCCACAGAGTCGGTGGTTTTTTGTGATTTTTAGCAAAAGCGGTGGTTTTAAAGTACTCTAGCCACAAATGTGGTGGCTTTGAGCAATTTACTCCCCAACGTCAGGGGGCGTACGCAAAGGGGAGCCGGCTTTAGCGTACGCCTCGTCTTCTCTTTGAAAAGAAACAAAAAATGGTTGGTGGTCGTCATCGGGTGAGGCCAGCTACCAACATCCCATTCATGCACGCACCTGccgatctgtgtagtccacacatgcTTGTTAGATGCTTCCTGTAGGCTTATTAGTTAGCTGGCGTACGCGAGCGTGCCGTGTTGTTGATCTACATGCATGTGTGCGTGCTCCCTTATCAAAGAGCATTGTCGCCTAGTTACTTCTCCTCGTCAATCCGTTTCAGGCTATTTGTACGCGTTAGATATAGATCTAATGGCTGACAGTGAAGGATGAGAGGCACAACATCTTCAAGGACacattttttgaagaaaaaaaatacaGTAACATAGATAATCAGTCGATTTTGAGCTGTTCGGTGTGACATCCATGGCAGATCCATATTCGGTTTTCTGGCGCTAAAATATACAAATAGAGCATATCAAACAGAATTACGATTAGCTAAAGCACATTTAGATATGCTCTAAGTATTCAATATGAGCACGTCCCGAATTTTTGTTTCTCGTGTGGCCAGTCTTGGCCACTCTGATCTATTTTGTCCCATTCGGGGTAGCCATGATGAGAATGGAGACCTGCCTTTTAACACAAGCTTACGGGCGCCGGAGGACAGGAAGGGAGATGGCTCGGGTGATGGCTCGTCTAAAGAAACTCAAAACTCTGCAGCCAGTAGGAAGGATGGAGCCTTACCGAACAACATGCCCAGAGGGGATGAGGAGGTCAATTCCCCAAAGAAGAAACCATCTTATAAGAGAAAGGGAGGACCGCAGAATGAAAAAGTTTATCGTAGGGTTGACCCTCTGGCATTACCAAGTTCTGCTAATATGACAAGCCCAGATGGAACTCCTACTGATATGGTGGTGTTTACTGCTCAGAGAGTTGATGGTTCGTgttggtggaaacgacacctatgtgaTCAGCtgggatccctactacggttgcggggcgcggggttgtgagaagagcgggatcgaTAGTTAGTTCAAGCACACggatagtttacccaggttcgggccgcaagaatgcgtaataccctagtcctgatttagtgtatatttgagtgttcttggagttcttgagataGCTACGATGAGTAACTTGTCAAGgggtccgaatccctctccagtatgcctcggtcctccttttatagtcaaggggatcaccacagtggcacacaggaggtggcatcggtgcacagtggctaagcttatcgctagccattatgggacaagacgcatttaatgcgccccttaggtgtccccctcactttaTCGGGAACGGAAACCAGCccctgtcccgtccgtcgccgccgcaCCTCGGTCCGACACGCGTCCAGGCAAGCGGTGCGCATGGCGCCATGTAGGCTAgcgggctgctgaggtggcgcggtggtagcgcCTTCACGAAGATTTTGATGCCACCACGTAAGCGctcgctgagttggcctggaagcctcatgtcgacacgcaggtgcctgcctagctggtgggctggcagctgcatgggaggggtggtggagtcttggcgggCGCGTGCCTGGCTGTGGCctcgcggatgtcctcggcaagggccttgccggggcccgacaagggtcttgccgtggcactgtggtcgtccccggcaaggatctttccGGAGGTCTTGTGGATGCCTTCGACAAAGGTTTTGCCGGGGCTCGTCGTCTTCtgatccttgtcttcacaaagatttgcatgcctccacagaggtgcctcctgagccctggTTCCAGCGTGGTTGGCGGTGTTCGgaaaccttgggctcaagggcggcGCACTCTGCTAGCGTTCGGGCAAGTTGCCCCGATAGGGTTCCTGCCGGAGCTGcgggggctgccccggcaagggccttgccgggggagtccaccttgccATCTTGGCCTTTGTGTTCATGGTCTTGGCATTGCTTTGACCATCTTATGGCTTTGACTCCTCCCTctaccctgctaagtgtggccgtgggtgcggctctgactgcccgtgcacaagtaaggggtacaaaggagtgcccctactttagtacaccgacaggagcccctgggcctgggccacacataagcgcaatgcgttgttgggctaggcccagaacggtcgcGGGGTagtttttaccgcagtaacttttTCCGTctactgcgcttccccacgacccgcattgaatgcgtgacgtggggatcGTGTGCGGGGATGAGCGAAGCATGCTTGCGTCACCCACGGTGAAATAGTGAAGGGGTGGCATGCGTGTCCTTTAGAAACCACAGGGCCGCCGTTCCACGTCTCCCACTACGCCCTCCCCTCGCGCCGTGTACACCGCATGCACGGCGCGGGGTGGGCGACTGGCGCATGGAATATGGGAAGGCGCATGCGCGTGGATCGACACCCACGCGCCTTCAATCGGGcaaggagggcggtcgacggcctcgccTGCTGCCACCTTAATGGGCCGGACTAGTTGAGAGAGGCCGCCGGACCCCGACCCCACCCCTTcataaggaggggagggggaggggtggcACCTCCCAGTCTTTTGCCATCTGCCTCCTCTCCTCTTGGCTTCTATTCCCTTTCCGCTATGACGAGAGGACACGTCGGTGCTTCGACGGTGGCGTTGAGGGTTGCCGCCCGTCAACGCGCCGCTCCTCCTTCCCAAGAGCTCGCGGTGGCGGAACCGTCcacaaggggaagggggagggggcaaggtcaAGGTCGCCGTGGcgttcggggaagaggaggacggggtggcgcgtcggcctcgcctccgccagcggtccctcccccaatggagggccat encodes:
- the LOC119317709 gene encoding WAT1-related protein At5g64700-like translates to MAGGSKKPHVVAVAIQTINTGTFIVSKAAFDSGMNTYVFIFYRLAAATALLLPMALIDCACRRSRSTTSTPAQAMSCRLLFKFFIYALLGNTFTLNLYHASLKQTSATVASAATNSMPVVTFLLALVLGMETIKFHRRSGLGKLAGVALCLAGVLVVAFYAGPSIRPLAHHPVFPHMTQNVGNEVWIRGTFLLILSCTTWSLWIILQVPLLMEYPNKLMATAMQCMFSALQSFVVAVVVEKDFTKWKLGLDIGFLAVLYSAFLGTGALMYLQAWCAEMSGPVFVVMWNPLALVFTIFCSSLFLGEVVHLGSILGGFLLVGGLYSVLWAKSNEKKNKTLQVMPVKSQGQEDEATTQENREEAKLTSQV